The window aggagaaCCCATGGGATCTTCCAGAGCTCCAGGACATGGGTGTGCCCTGGTCAGGTAAGACTGTTAGGTAAAATCTGTTTTCTTTCTTGTCTGGTCTGGACTGTCTCTGAGATCTCACAGCTTTCAGGAGTCTGGTCTACAGACCGGGCTAGCTTAACTTGGAACTTCATTTAATCATAAGGCCAGTAaacattttaattttattttgtcatccattgtTTATATTTCCCTTAAGGTTTATGATGTGTTGTATCAGACAAGATAGGTCAGAGTGTTAATGGCCATGTCATTCAGTTTGGACACCACaataactgtctctctctctctctctctctctctctctctctctctctctctctctctctctctctctctcacacacacgcacactctccttaactctttttctttctttctttctttctttctgttctttctttctttctgtcactTCCTCTGGCTCCCCTCCCCATTCACCCCTTTTCCTTCTTAACCCCCTCTGGTCCTCTCAGAGCTGGACACCAAGGGGAAGGTGCAGAGGGTGGTGTTCTCTGTGGGGAAACTGGTCCTCCTGGTGGGCCTGCTGTACATGTTCATCTGCTCCCTGGATGTCCTCAGCTCCGCCTTCCAGCTGGTTGGAGGTAGGTGAGGCACACAACACAATACAGTATGTAACCTTCATCCACTTACCTGTGAGTGTATCGagcctatgagtgtgtgtgtgtgtgtgtgtgtgagtatgaggcAACTAATGTGAGCTCATGTgtctagtctgtgtgtgtctaatctATGTGTGTGCTTTAACCTGTGTGTTCCCATCTCCAGGTAAGGTTGCAGGGGACATTTTCCAGGACAACGCGGTGCTGTCCAACCCCCTGGCAGGCCTGGTGATTGGGGTGCTAGTCACTTTGCTTGTCCagagctcctccacctcttcctccattGTGGTCAGCATGGTCTCCTCCGGACGTGAGTGGACATACAGCCTggttacacattcacacacccaaacacacacacacacatacacatacacacatacaaagacgtacatacaaacacacatgcacacacatacacacacagatactacaGATTTAGTTATAAAtgataataaaaagaatgataataatgtgtgtgtatgtatgagctCATGAATACTATGACAGTATTAAAGGTCCAGTCTGCTGTTCCTGTGATCATGGGCACCAACATCGGAACCTCCGTTACCAACACACTGGTTGCCATGACACAAGCCGGAGATCGCGACAAATTCCGCAGGTTAGCAAAAACATCCAGTTAAAGAGCCGCCCTAAACAGTGCAGTGCACCTCTTATCCCATCTCCCTTTCTTCCCCCTtttttcctccttttcctccttctccctctccgactcctcctcccgctcatcctcctccctccctttctccctccctctgtccctcctctcctctcctccctctccttcacctcatcctccccttcctttcctctccaggGCATTTGCCGGGGCCACTGTTCATGACTTCTTCAACTGGCTGTcagtgctggtgctgctgcccCTGGAGCTGGTGTCAGGCTACCTGTACTTTGTCTCCAAGCTCATTATTGAGTCCTTCAACATCCAGAGTGGAGCGAATGCTCCCCAGCTTCTCAACGTCATCACCGACCCCCTCACCCTTTCCATCATAGAGGTATGGGGGCCCGCCTAGCTTGTTATCGTGACTACAGCATTctttactgccccccccctcatcccaccTGCCACCAACAGGTACTTTGATTTTTAAATGAAGtgaatgatctctctctctctctttcgctgtctgtgtctttctctctccctctttccctccacgTCAGTTGGACGAAACTGTCATAAGTGATATTGCCACAGGAGACCCTGAAGCCAGGAATAAGAGTCTCATCAAGACTTGGTGCGAAACCTTTACCAACATGGTAAGAACATGCTAACTACACATTGGTTGTAGTGAGCACTTTTTAGCTACATGCTTAGCTATATGTTAGCTACATATCACACTATTGAACGAAAACCGGTCCAATTAAACACAATTTAGTAGACGGGAATGGAAtgatgaaaatgtgtgtgtgtgtgttccagacccAAATGAATGTGACAGTTCCTGGCCCAGAAAACTGCACCTCACCAACCCTGTGTTGGTTTGAGGGGaacatcaccaccaccctcaagAACAATTCAGACACCTTCAACGTTGCAAAATGTATTCCGACAccaatgcatgcatgcacacacacacctactctgaTTCTAAAACCAGAGACATGATCTTCAGCTGATGTATGTTCCGCCCTTAACAAATGTATTCAGTCATTTTAAAGTAACGCATCATGGCAAATCTCTGACAATGTCTCCCccaactccacccccacctcaggCAAGCACCTCTTTGTGGACGTGCCACTGACGGACATGGTGGTGGGCCTCATCTTGCTGGCCTGCTCTTTGCTGGTGCTCTGCAGCTGCCTGGTCTTCATTGTCAAGATGCTCAATTCCATGCTCAAAGGACAGGTGGCCTTGGTCCTCAAGAAGATCCTCAACACTGGTTGGTTCctctcacgctcacacacacacacacacctacacacgcccTCTGTGtcgttctctcattctctctctctctctctctctctctctctctctctctctctctctctctctctctctcattctctttttctatctctctctctccagacttcCCTTTCCCGTTCGGCTGGGTGACGGGCTACATAGCCATCTTGGTCGGAGCAGGGATGACTTTCATCGTCCAGAGCAGCTCAGTCTTCACCTCTGCCATCACTCCACTTGTGGGTGAGTCAAACATTCCAATGCACCtcatccattcattcatccaaccatccatccatctctccttccagctatccatccatcctcctgtGCTGTCCATGTTGTGTCCCCAGTAGCagagctctctccccctctctctctaccccccccccccccctcctcgccctctcctccacttctgaAGTTGTAAAGTTATGCAATGCGGTGAATGGGGGGGGTTACCTAAAGAGAGTAGTTATCTACCATTTACTGTGTAAttgccagcctctcctcccctgctacTTATCACCGTTAATAATAACTAATCAGTACAGGCTATAGGACGCTATAGGACGTTCCTCCTATAGCCTCTCAATCCAGGAAATTAGTTGAAATAAATTGTGTGTGCACTAATCATAATTCCAAGAATCCAGTTTGCCCATTGTAAATCTTTTTCCTATCTTGATTTATGGAGTTGATTGCAAAAAAAGCCTGCAGCACTGTTCGATGTTTGTAAAGCAACCACCTACCTACTCTGTATAATCATCCCCAAGGCTCAGTGCTATTTGAAGCTCAGTTCTATCTCCGATGTGGTCACATGTATTGTTGTGATTGTGTATTAGAAGTGCATGTCATGTGagctttatgtctgtgtgttcaggtaTTGGGGTGATCAGCATTGAGAGGGCGTACCCTCTGTCTCTGGGGTCCAATATtggaacaacaaccacagctataCTGGCAGCATTGGCCAGTCCTGGAAAAACACTGGACAACTCTTTACAGGTCAGTACACAGatatacacgcacatgcacacatacatttgtACAGCCTCTACCATCACCAACACTTGGTCCTATGTCTTCTTCTGTTAGATTGCGCTGGTCCACTTGCTGTTCAACATTTCAGGCATCCTGTTGTGGTACCCAATCCCCTTTACCCGTGTGCCGATCCGATTGGCCAAGGCGCTGGGCAACATAACGGCGGGGTATCGCTGGTTTGCTATTGTCTACATCCTGTCCTGCTTCTTTGTCCTGCCCCTTTTCGTATTCGGCCTCtcattggctggctggcaggtcttggtgggggtaggggtgccCCTGGTGGCCATGATCATCGTGATCATCGTGATCAATGTGCTGCAGAGCAAGTGCCCCCGCTGTTTGCCGACAGTACTGCACTCCTGGGACTTCCTGCCTCTTTGGGCGCACTCCCTAGCACCCTGGGACCGGGTTGTCAAGGTGATGGCCGCCaagtgttgctgctgctgcaaaTGCTGCCAGCCTGCTAGCGAGgcggagggggaagagaagaaaCTGACCAAGTTGGAGATGTACGATAATCCAGTGATTCCCTCGGAAGTGAAACCAACGAAAAAGGAGAAACAGATGCACTTCAGTGTTCTTCAAGCCACACAGCTTTGACCTCAAACTGATCTTTCTCATActatttttctttgaggtacCTCTAAGTAACCAAGATAATGTAATAAAGTGGTTTTACCCCTCTGTGCGATGCTTAGAAAGCGTTAGCAGCATGTATGAGGCCTTTTCTACCTACCTGCCTTTAAAACTGGTAAAAACGTATATTTCATCTCCTACTCAAAGCTTTCTGTCAATTTGGTCACATCATGTTGCAAGTTTTAAAACCTCTATTTGGCTAATATTATTACTGTGTATTTATTATTTACACTGTATACACAACACATAGTTTTAAGGTGTTATTTTGTCAGTGAAAATACCTTAATTGTATTCAAGGAATATATATCCCAAGAAATTGAGGAATCTTATGCTATTTTATTATATTTCAAGGTTTCTATTTTCTGTATTTATGAAAAATTGTTTAAATTTTAAACTAAGGTCGGTAGGAGGTTGTAAATAAGCAATACATTCATCAAACTTTAAGATATGTTATTGTGTATTCTTAACTCACAATATGCAACTGATACATTTCATTATTTGTCTTCcatagcttctctctctctctctctttttctctcattaACTTCAATTAGAGAAGTATTAGTAATagcaatccacacacacacaggttaatgATCGCTCTCGCTTTCATTCCTTATCAGTGTTATAGGTGCAGTCCATCCTATCAGAGGACAAGGTTTATGGCTGGTCACAGAGTTTTGTACAAACACTACTACTTTGTCAGTACGGACCCCATTATCAGTGTATTTATGACATCCCTCTGTTCTTTGagttggaaggagagagggagggagagttatCATTCCTCTCTAGCTTATAATTCCCTCATAGCAACATACAGTAGTAGTAGagtagttttatttatttttatttgtttctcATCTTTTAAGGGACTTTCATCACCTTTCTTATCCTAAGAAAAACATACTGAACATCATATGTGAAACAGGCCACATGTATGAACTGCTTTGTCATTCTATTTATTTTTCCCTGTCCTTTTCTTTCTATTTTTTTGCCAACAACTTACCCACACAAACTCATGCACAGTATTTCATATCCTTGGGTCTTGAGTAAGACACCTGCAGACTTCAAACAGCTACCAGTTCTATAGGcaatccacacacgcacagacacacatacagagattcctggaattatagctTGATGAGATAGCTAGATAAGGAGCAACaaagtctcactctctctccattgttctgtctctctttcacacacagacacacacacacacccacacacacacacacacacacacacacacacacacacacacacacacacacacacacacacacacacacacacacacacacacacacacaaacacagtcacaatTAAAGATATGTGTCCAGTAACTTCCACTGCGGACCATCccaccatcccctcctctctgtgatgGCTCTGGGCACATGATGGGCCGAGCTAAGCGGACACAGGGGATCAATACACAGATACCAGACACAAGGCAAGGACCCCTACATGT of the Osmerus eperlanus chromosome 14, fOsmEpe2.1, whole genome shotgun sequence genome contains:
- the LOC134033491 gene encoding sodium-dependent phosphate transport protein 2B-like produces the protein MVPVSEQADDTEKHMKQLNEKTASMAPAHSTVALIEGGSDGEENPWDLPELQDMGVPWSELDTKGKVQRVVFSVGKLVLLVGLLYMFICSLDVLSSAFQLVGGKVAGDIFQDNAVLSNPLAGLVIGVLVTLLVQSSSTSSSIVVSMVSSGLLKVQSAVPVIMGTNIGTSVTNTLVAMTQAGDRDKFRRAFAGATVHDFFNWLSVLVLLPLELVSGYLYFVSKLIIESFNIQSGANAPQLLNVITDPLTLSIIELDETVISDIATGDPEARNKSLIKTWCETFTNMTQMNVTVPGPENCTSPTLCWFEGNITTTLKNNSDTFNVAKCKHLFVDVPLTDMVVGLILLACSLLVLCSCLVFIVKMLNSMLKGQVALVLKKILNTDFPFPFGWVTGYIAILVGAGMTFIVQSSSVFTSAITPLVGIGVISIERAYPLSLGSNIGTTTTAILAALASPGKTLDNSLQIALVHLLFNISGILLWYPIPFTRVPIRLAKALGNITAGYRWFAIVYILSCFFVLPLFVFGLSLAGWQVLVGVGVPLVAMIIVIIVINVLQSKCPRCLPTVLHSWDFLPLWAHSLAPWDRVVKVMAAKCCCCCKCCQPASEAEGEEKKLTKLEMYDNPVIPSEVKPTKKEKQMHFSVLQATQL